tggcggggaagcgttttctcttgattgacgagatatctcgtcaatggtggggaaagagttaagctttTGGTCAAGACATTCATCAGAACAGGTGTAACATTAAAGAAcacattaaaggtcacgttcttcctgataccattttttgaaccctagttagtgtgtaatgttgctataatagcataaataatacctgtaaaatgataaagctcaaagttcactgccaggcaatatattttcttcaatagaattcctctttaaaagcctacaacgaacggtCGGTTTGGAcaacagccctctatttcctgctttaatgacgtcagcaaaacagttcgttgactaaactccgcccacatgaatacgtcagtcaccagctttggctcaaacggctctgctaagctaagctgctatcgaatcacagcacactaaacaaactacacaatcacaactccatacgtatttctgaaggagggacttcacataacaaggaagacatcagcctgttttgaggacagtgaaaacagcgctatacagataagtaaattgtgtgaaaaatacagcgtttttttacacgtgaaacatgaacacatgttatattgcccactataaacacaatcaaagcttcaaaatcacagaacgaacgggagctttaaataTCTGTGTGTACTACCAAGCAGACTAGTAAATAGGAGAAAAATGTCTGTACAACAGTGAGGTTACAATTCTAGAAGATAATTGACCAAACCTAAGCACTTCCCTCCCCTCAAGTtacttaaaattaataaaacaagattattatcaaaacattcacataTTTATGTTCTTTAACATGATTAAACAATTAATCAACAAATAGTTTCAGATCTAGCTGTACTTGGTGCTTTGAGGGAAATGAGCATTGCTTAGTATCTCAATTATAATTTACCCTTACTTTGACATATCTCTGGACTAACACTTGATGAAGGTTGTCCCTCTTTCTTCTGTTCCAACCCATGGCCAGTCGCGTTAACATGTTCACTCTTCCTAATGAAAACAATAATGCAccaacaagcaaaaaagtaaGATTTTACATCCAAAATGCAATACGAGAAACCCAACAGACATGCCTAAACCCTATCACTAAAAGTTAGTTGAACGGGCAATTACCTGAAGTAATACAATGATAACTTTCATAATAACAGAACAGagaaactttgttttttaattatgtgTACAAAACCAATTaactatttattattatttattcaggCTATGACATTGTGAAGTATAAGTGCAACACTAACCAGCTTTTGTCATGTATTTTGCTGCCCTGGAGAGAAAGCTGTTCAcctataaacaaaataatacaatacaattttggcctccactaaataaaaatattaccaACACACCATAGATCTTGGGGTTTAACAGAAAACGTGTCTACTTTATTATCCTAGGAATTTGGGACCCCTTACGCATACATGCATTTTGAATTTCTGAAAACAACTGAACtgcctgttttttattttaactcataCATAAACGATGTACTTTAACCTTCACACCAAGCTTGTTACTTAAATGACAAATAAGTACCTTTTGGTGTTATGGATTCTATTAAGCTTTTTGTAGTCATAGTATACCTGCTCCACTTCCTCTCCCACCGTGTTTCCTGCTCCATCCTGGCTTCTGCCACCCAATCTCACCTGCAACATAGAGTGAGAATCGTTATGTAGCAGTAATTCAGAAGTTTTAATATGACATCATCCAGTCAGGCATAACAtgcacaaatgtaaaaataatccTTTGCATTGAAGATGGCTTGAATATTATATCTAAATTAATGCATATAAATATCTCTAAAACATCTCATGACACAAGCTTTTTATTTTGCAGGGAAAAACTAAATCCCTTTCCTACAAATTTTAACAAGCAGCTGCAAAGCAGTTGGTAAAAGATAACACACAGCATGTTTTATTATCTGACTCATTATTATTTTCCTATAGCTACAGCCATACCAGACGGAAAGTTATTGCATGTACCTCGCATTTTGCTGTATGTGCTTTGGCATGCATGACGCTCAGGAATGGCCTCATTTCTGTCAATGGCAGAAGCTCTGGTAAACCCTCTGCTACCTTGTTAAGGTAGGGCCAGTACCTACAGTACAAAGCAGAAGCAGCATCATGTGAGTATAACAAAGATCCATTTTTAATTGAAATCTAAAATGACTAAAATCACCGTAAAGCTGagaaaaaagacattttaatcATGGAGTTGGATTTGCAATATAACAATGAGGATTACCTGCATGTAATATCCATACAGAAGAAGGTAACATTTGCCTTCTTTGACATCTCTCTTTGAAGAAACATTGGGTAAGCAAATATTTCTCCACGGTAATGGTTTAGTCTTCGTAAGAGAAACCCATGTCTGATAAATCAAAAGAAAATCTAGTGGTTAGACTCCCTCCGATACTTTTGTCCATCATAAAACAAATCGAATCAGGTtcgattttctgtgtttttagtaGCAAGCAGTTTTGCTGGTGTTTTAACAATTCAGAGCCACCGAATCATGAATACACAAAAAAGGAAAGCGAACATTTCGGACTCAATGTGCAAGAACCTTAAGacttcccacaccttagttaacttcaatttcaaggacctttcaaggatttccaggtccaataccctcaaattcaaggactaattGTGGggtcacatttcaagtgagagcaaggttacatcgtgttaccttttaagatacattgttacagttcgctttcgagggaactcgcgctgcgtcactgcggtgacactttggggacgcttccaggggtaagaatgtgtatatcaaattcaaccaattgtGAGGTTTAACAACAAATACAGGGTGACGTggaagccaggaagtatatcgctatctgaaatattgccaaaaacggcgttacagggacacaggaagtatgtcAATGGAGACGAAGcgtctcagggaacaacagttacatacgttaTCGAGATGtgttcatgtgtcaaacacaactatgcaaaaaaagtattttggtatgaatcaacattcacatacagaagatataagcatttaaagccaaCAGTGTAGGACATGTGCATAAAAGGCTAgacatttttatgatattatcctacactacacagggaataatatggattttttcccagaaaacttcttgcataaaatgattcaagcactttcgatgacctgtatctatgtatgtatgttttcaaaaacttcccagggccttgaattatttccacCGGATTcaaaaactttcaaggatttcaaggtcCCCTGGGAACCCTGTTAAAACTtggattaccataaaaacttcAATATCTCACTGAAAAATCATACACATAAACTCATACATACCTGCAAACTGCAACTTGAATGCCCTCCTCATCTATCTGAGCACCAGACTTTTTGACATCTCTCTGCCAGCAGTGAAC
This genomic interval from Misgurnus anguillicaudatus chromosome 8, ASM2758022v2, whole genome shotgun sequence contains the following:
- the LOC129451204 gene encoding uncharacterized protein isoform X2 codes for the protein MFLQREMSKKANVTFFCMDITCRYWPYLNKVAEGLPELLPLTEMRPFLSVMHAKAHTAKCEVRLGGRSQDGAGNTVGEEVEQVNSFLSRAAKYMTKAGRVNMLTRLAMGWNRRKRDNLHQVLVQRYVKITERAKLEAASLSNIKKEHNLDEETIEQWVCDVKQWAITERVYTPGCTEELRADIENIIVNLLRRKKDLYRQHDSNQARQRKRKKMTELKKKLREKVLQYNTVVEGDPIDEELACSLT